Sequence from the Candidatus Sulfotelmatobacter sp. genome:
GACGAACGCGCGGGCGGCGTGAAACGCACGCCGCACGCGCGGATCGACGCTGCTCAGGTACACGCCGCCGCCCAGCGCGCAGTCGATCGCGTGCGCGAACTCGTGTGCGACCGTCATCGGCGAGGTCGAGCGCAGATACACGGTGCGTTCCTCGACGACGAACAAACCGGCCGGCGGCACGGGCCAATCGTCGACGCCGGCCGAGAGCCGGCGCAGCGCGCGCGAGCGGTCGCGATAGGCCTCGCCGGCGCGCAGATGGACCAGCCGCGCGCCGGCACGAACCGCTAGTCGCAGCGCACCGGTACCGAAGCGATCCAGGATGGCGTCGATCGCGGCGGCCGCGTCGGGTGCGGCGTCGATCGGTGGACGGGTTCGCATCCGCTCGACGGTACGGCCGTCGCATTGCCGCGACGTGTGCGGCAGGTGAGCGGTTCTCGACGACGAGCTGTCGAATGGGCGCCGAGCACGTGCAGCCCGGGGGTATGCGATGCGAGTTCTGTCCGCACTGGTGATGGTGGCCTTCGCGCTCGTAGCGTGTGCGCCGACGGCCGTGAGTCCGCCCTCGGAGCCCACGCTGCCGACGCTCTCGCTGACGGGCACCGCGGAAAGCATCGACGACTTCGCGCTCGGCGGGGTCGCCGGCAGCACGGTGGTGCCGCTCTTCGAACTCCCGTCGATCCCGACGAATCAGGGGCCGCTCGGGTTGACCGTCTGGGGTGAGAAGGACGGCAGCGGGAACGTCACCAGCGTCGCGCAGGCAGAGGTCTCCGGGCTGAACGGTGGCGCCGGTACCGTCCACGTCTTTTTCAACGCCGCGAGCGAGCCAGTGATCTTCCTCGACGACACGTCGGGCTATTTTCTCGCCGTCTCGAACGTCACGGCGACGCAGGCGACGATCACGCTATGCGATCCCGGCGCGACGCCCGACGTCTCCACCGTGGTCTCGAACGTCAACGGGACCAGCTCGAGCGGACCCGTTGTTGCCGGCGGAACCTGCGCGGTCGCCGGCCTGGCGGCGGTGGCGCGGACTGCCCCAGCCGCGACGCTCGGCACCGCAGGCGAGACGAATCTCTCCAGTCCGGGCAGCATAACGCAACTGATCTCGGCTGCGTCCTACGTCGCGGGACTGGCGTTTTCCATGGCGGCGATCTTGAAGTTCAAGAGCCACAAGGACAATCCGACGCAGGTTCCGATCGGCACGCCGATCGCGTTGATCTTCATCGCCGCCGCGCTGCTTTTTCTCCCAACCGTGTTGACGGTCGAGGGGACCGTTATCGACAGCGGTTCGCTCACCGCGGTCGACGGGGTACTCCCGGTCTACGAAACGTCGGCGCCGTAGGCACCTGGCGTTGGTCAGGCGGGCGGTCAGAACGTGGCGAATCGAGTTCTCGACCAGCCGAGGGAAACGAGCAGGTCCTCGCTGGAGGGGCAACGCAAGCAGTGAGCAGGCGCGGCCGCCTTCGGGCATGAGCTGCGCCGCAGCGACTGCACGGGGGTCAATCGATGCTTGTTCTCACGCGCGCCCAAGTCTCCGATCCAATCATCCGCAGCACGATCGGTGCAGCGGAGTACGCCATCAAATGCGGGGCCGACCCGAACGAGGTTGACGGGTTCCTCAAAGAGTTGATCGAGTCGCCGCCGCCCGTCGAGCTGGATCTCGCTCCGGTTGCGTCGCGCGTGGACGTCTTCGCGAAAGGCCTGACATCCGCCGGCCAACCGGTTCTGCCGCCGCCCGAGCGGCGCACCCCGATCGACATGGGGTCCGGCGCAGAGTTCGAGTGGTGGCAAGACGCAATCATCGGCGGCGCGGCGATGGCGGTACCACCGCTGGGCGTAGCGATAAACGCGTCGCGCGCCGTCACGGCCGCGACCAATCGGACCGTTGGAATCGGCGTCGCCGTTACGTTCGCCGCCGCCGTCGGCGCGTCGCTCGGCACCGGACTCTTGATAACGAATCTCGGGAAACTCGGCTGGTACGGCTCCGTTTCAGGGCTGCTCGGCTTCATCGCGAGCGTCAGCGCGGTGGTCCAGATCACGATCGTCGGCGGCGGTGTCGAGAAGTTCGGCGGGACGAGCTACGGCGTCGGGGCCATGGGCGGCGAGATCCTCGTCGGCGGCATCACCGCCCTCATCGACGCGGGCGGCAAGTTCATGGGCATCTCGGTATCGGGCGGCATCGGCGTTGGAATCCCGTTCGAGGTCTTTGGTCAGATCCAACATACCTGGACGCAGGTCTAGGCCTCCACGCGAGAGGTTCACGTCGGTCGGCACGAGAGACGATCTGTGACGACCGCTCGTTCCTATGCCGTAGAGATCGTGTCGGCACTGCGCCGATCACTACGGCAAGGGACCGATGGAGGCTACTACCGCACTGCTCCGCATCGCCGCCCGTTTCAGCGGCGCGGCCGCGGCGCTCGTCGCTCGTACCGGCGACGAGACGCCCGTAGCGGCGTGGGGCTGCGAGCCGGCGGCGGCCCGCGCGCTGCTGCGCGTGGTGCGCGGTGAACCGGCCAGTGCCGAACGGTTCGTGCGCCGCATCCCGCTGCAGCTGCGCGACGGCACGCACGGCGAGCTGCTGCTCGCCGTGCCGTCGATCAACGCCGAGGGGCGCGTGCTCGCGAACCTGGCCGCGGAGATCGGCGCGATCTGCGACGTCGCGGGGGAAGCGGAGCCCTCGTCGGCGATCGAGCGGCTGATCGAAGGGATCGAGCATCTCGGCGACGCGGTCGCGCTCCTGCAGATCGCGCGCGACGTGCGCGTCGCGCCGATCGTCCTGTACGTCAACGCCGGCTTCACGCGGTTGTTCGGCTATTCGGCGGAGAGCGTCGTCGGCGGCCCGGCCGACGTCCTGTGGGGAGCGGGCACCAGCGACGAGCGGCTGTACTGGCTGCGCGAACGGATGGCCGCCGGCGAGAACGCACGCATGGTCGTCGAGTTCACCACCCGTGACGGCACGCCGCTGTGGACGGAGCTCTCGACCGTCGCGGTCCAGACCTCCGACGGGCCGGGTCTGCAAGTCGTCACCTACCGCGACGTCAGCGCGCGCAAGCAATTCGAAGCGGCGCTGGCGGCGGAGAAGCGCAAGCTGCAGACGACGCTGGCGGCGATCGCCGAAGCGGTGATCACCGTCTTGCCCGACGGGCGCGTCGACTACGTCAACGACGCGGCGCAAGTGCTGCTGGGGATCGACCTGGTCGAAGCCTACGGCCGGGACGTGCACGACGTCATGCAGGTGATCGATGCCGCCGGCGGTGCGGTCGAGCTGTTCGCGCGCGCCAACGAGCCGGTGCGCGGGGAAGGCTTCCTGCGCTCGCGCGCCGGCGGGATGATCGACGTCGCCTACGTGGCCTCGCACATCGAGGGCGAGCCCGAGGGGACGGTCATCGTGCTGCGCGACATCACGGCGGAGAAGGGCCGCGCGATGCAGCTCAGCTTCGAGGCCTCGCACGACGCGCTGACGGGACTGGAGAACCGGCGCGCGTTCCTCGAGCAGCTCGACGACGCGCTGCGCGCGGCCCGGGCGCACGGCCAGCATCACGTCGTCGGCTTCCTCGACCTCGACCACTTCAAGGTCGTCAACGATCGCTTCGGCCACGCGACCGGCGACCGCTTGTTGCGCGAGATCGGCCACGTCATGGGGCGGGTCGTGCGCGGCGGCGACGTGTTGGCGCGCATCGGCGGCGACGAGTTCGCGCTGCTGCTGAGCAACTGCCGGATGAGCGACGCGCGCCGCGTCGCCGAGAAGATCCGCGAGGCGGTGGACGCCTATCGGATCGAGTACGCCGGCCAGCAGCTCGGCGTCGGCGTCTCGGTCGGACTGGCGCCGCTCGACGCCGACAGCGTCGATGCCGAGCAGGCGCTGGGCGAGGCGGACGCGGCGTGCTATCAAGCCAAAGCGGCCGGGCGAAACGCCATCGTCGGGTAAACCGACGCTAGGATGAACGAGCTGCGTGCGCACCTGGCGATTCCGGAGCACGAGCGCGGTGCCAAGTGGCGGCACCGCTTCTACGACTTGCTCGAGGTGACGCTCCTGCTGCCGCGCGAGCCGCGCATCTTCGCCGGCCCCGACGGCTTCCCGTACTACGCGCTCGACGTCCCGCTCGGTGAGCGCGAGGGCGAGGTCTCTCTGCTCGATCTGCTCGAGCCCGCCACCGAGCGCGGCTTCGGCATCGCGATCGAGCCGTTCGACGACACCGCCGCGTGGGTGTTCACCTGCGGCGACTTGGTGACGCGCCGCGTGTTCGGCGGCTTCGAGGTGCCGCGCATCGGCGTCGTCCCGGCCGAAGAGCCGACCTTCCGCGTCGTGCTCAAGGACACGGGCCGCATGGAAGTGCAGGCGCCCGACGAGCATCTCTTGCCGGCCTACGTGCGGCCGCTGCTGCACACCTACTTCACGCGCACGCTCGGCATCGCGCATCCGGGCGTGCTGGCGCTGGTCTCACCCGATCAGAATCCGCCCGAGCAGCTCGTCTTCCGCGTCGTGCGCGACGACTTCGCCGGCGAGGACGAGTTCGAGCACGCGATCGCGGGCGTCACCTGGTATCTGCCGCGCCACCTGGTCGTCTCGATCTTGCCGGCGCCGGTCGTCGACGCGCTCGAGGACGCGTTCGTTCCGCTGGCCGCCTAGAACTCGCCGTAGACGAAGCCGTCGCGCTCTTCGGTGACCTGCGGCGCGGGGCCGACGTCGACGACGATCTTGCCCTCGTTCTCGCGCCGTTCGAGCAGCGCGTAGGCGTCGCCGACGGTCTCGAGCGTATAGCGGTGCGGGTCGACCAGCGGCGTGAGCGTTCCCGTTTCGATCAGCACGCGCGCGCTCTCGAGGATCGCGCCGTGGCGTTCGCGTCCCTCGCCGGTCAGCAGCGGCAGCAAGGTGAAGACGCCCGAGTAGCTGGCGCCGCGGAACGAGAGCGGCGCGAGCGCGTGCGTGCCCCAGCCCAGCGCGCTCACGACGTGACCGTAGCGACGGACGGCTTCGAACGAGGCGTCCAGCGTCGCGCCGCCGACGGTGTCGTAGACGACGTCGAAGCCGTGAGCGGCGGTGAGCCGCTCGACGTACCCGGCGACGCTCTCGTTCGCGTAGTCGACGAACGTCGCGCCCAAGCGCTCGACGATCGCGCGATGACGCGCCGAGGCGGTCGCGGCGACGCGCGCGCCCAGGCCGCGCGCGAGCTGGATCGCGACGTGGCCGACGCCGCCCGCGCCGCCGTGCACGAGCACGCTCTGCTCTGGTCCCACGGCGGCCCGGTCGATCAGCCCCTCCCAGGCGGTGATGACGACCAGCGGCAGCGCCGCCGCCTCGCGCATCGAGAGGTTCTCCGGCTTGATGGCCAGCAGCCGCGCGTCGACGGCGGCGTATTCCGCCAGCGAGCCCGGCACGCCGGCGACTCCGCCGGTCATGCCGTAGACGGCGTCGCCCGGCCGGAAGCGGCCGACCTCGGCGCCGACCGCCTCGACCACGCCGGCCAGATCCAGGCCGAGGACGGCGGGCAGCGGGTGGCGCGCGTGCGCGGCGGCGCCGGCCGCGATCTTGAGGTCGAGCGGGTTGACGCCCGAAGCCAGGACGCGCACGAGCACTTCGCCGGGAGCCAGGGACGGTGTGGCCAGCGCGGCCACGCGGAAGGGCGCGCCGGGCGCCTCGAGGAGGGCGGCCCGCATCGTGCGGGTCGCGGTACGTTCTCCGGTGTCCACACGCTTTAGGACACGGGCCGGTAAGCGAGGGTGCCGGGCGGGTACACGTGGCACGTGAGCATTTCGCGCGCCTTGTGGTACATCGTGATCGCCATCGTCGCGATCTGCGTCGTCGACGCGATCGTCTGGCACGGCGGCGAGATCATCGACGTCTTGCTGGTGATCGCGGTGATCCTGGTGATCTACAACCTGGTCACCGGCCGCCGCCGGGTCTGAACGTGCGCCGACCCCGCTGAGCGCGCCGCGCCGGGACGGTGTGTTCGTCGTCACAGCCTCCGAACGCAAACAGCACCGCTCGGCGACCGATCAGAAGAACCGAGCGAGGTACGCAGGATGTCGTTCGGTATCGGGTCTCTCACCAGCCAAGCCAACCAGGCGCTCACGCCGCTCGAGCAGATCCAAAAGCAGCTGCTCCAGCCCTACACCGCGGCCGCCACCGGCCGGCGGGTCACCTCGCCGTTCGACGATCCCGCGGGCTATGCGATCGCGACCGAGCTGCAGACGCAGGCCGGCGGCTTCGACGCCGGCTCGCAGAACGCGCTCGACGCCGGCAACGCGCTCAACATCGCGCAAGGCGCGCTCGCGACCACCCGAAACGCGCTGCAGTCGCTGCGCTCGCTGGCCGTCTCCGCGTCGAACGATCTGCTCTCGCCCGCCGATCGCCAAGATCTGCAGACGGTCGCGAACCAACTGGTCCAGCAGGTCAACACCGACGCGCAGAACGCGAACTTCAACGGCGTGCCGCTGCTCAACGGCACCTACGGCAGCGCGCCGGCGACGCCGGCCGACGCGACCGTCACCGCCAACGCGGCGCTGGCCGGCGGCGGCAACCTCGTCGCGAGCGCGGCGTCGGCGAGCGGCGCGACGGCCGGGACGATTCAGCTGAGCGTCGTCGACGGCGCCGGCGGCGCGGCCGTCGACGTGACCTTCACCGACACCGCGACCGGCGCGACCACCAATGCCGGGCAACAGGCGCCCGGCGCGACCTTCGCCGTCGACGGCACGACGGTCACGCTCGGCAACGCCACCGCGCAAGACGCCGGCTCGACCGCGACGGTGCAAGTCCAAGCCGCCGCCGCGGGCTCGACCGCGCCGGACCTGAACGTGCAGACGGGCGCGAACGAAGGCGACACGACCGGCGTGACGACGCCCAACGCCGGCGCGAACGCGCTGTTCCTGCAGAACGTCGACTTGAGCACCGGCGCGAGCTCGCAGAACGCGATCGGACAGATCGACGAAGCGGTCCAGGCCACCGTCTCGGCCGGCGCGACGCTGGGCGCGCAGCAGGTCGCGATTCAAAATCAGATCGGTTCCAACAACACCGCCGCGAACGCGCTCACCGCGTCGGCGGCCGACATCACCGACGCCTCGGCGGCACAGACCTCGACCGAACTGTACCAGCTGATCACCCAGCAGCAGATCTCGCTGCTGACGCTGCAGAACGCGAACAGCTCGTTCGGCTTCCTCAACCGCTTCCTCAACACGGCCGTGTAGCCGGGCCGCGCCGCTGAAGGAAGCCCGGGCCGCGGGCCGGCAGTAGGTCCGCGGAGGCTACGACGTGATCCAGGACATCGCGCGGACGGTCCGCGCCCCGCGCGGGACGACGCTGCGCGCGCGGAGTTGGCAGACCGAAGCACCGCTGCGCATGCTGATGAACAACCTCGATCCCGAGGTCGCCGAGCGGCCGGGCGATCTGGTCGTCTACGGCGGCATCGGCAAGGCGGCGCGCGATTGGCCCGCGTTCGACCGCATCGTCGCCGAGCTCGAGCGGCTCGGGGAGGACGAGACGCTGGCGATCCAGTCGGGCAAGCCGGTGGGCGTCTTTCGCACCCACCCCGACGCGCCGCGGGTGGTGATCGCGAACTCGAACTTGGTCCCGCACTGGGCGACGTGGGAGCACTTCCACGAGCTCGACCGCAAGGGGCTGATGATGTTCGGCCAGATGACGGCCGGTTCGTGGATCTACATCGGCTCGCAGGGCATCGTCCAAGGCACCTACGAGACGTTCGTCGAGATGGGACGCCGCCATTACGGCGGCGACCTGGGCGGCCGCTGGATGCTGACCGCGGGCCTGGGCGGGATGGGCGGCGCCCAGCCGCTGGCGGCGACCATGGCCGGCGCCTCGCTGCTGGCGATCGAGTGCGATCCCAGCCGCATCGAGAAGCGCCTGCAGACGCGCTACCTCGACCGCCGCGCCGAGTCGCTCGACGAAGCGCTGGCGCTGATCGACCAGGCGACGCGCACGCGCGTGCCGGTCTCGGTCGGCGTGGTGGGCAACGCGGCGGAGCTGGTGCCCGAGCTGTTGCGGCGCGGCGTGCGTCCCGACGCCGTCACCGACCAGACCTCGGCCCACGACCCCGTCAACGGCTATCTCCCGGCGGGCTGGACGCTCGCGGAATGGCGCGAACGGCGCGAGCGCGATCCGCGGAGCGTCGCCGCCGCGGCGAAGCGTTCGATGGTCGCGCACGTCGAAGCGATGGTCGGCTTCCACCGCCTGGGCGTGCCGACGTTCGACTACGGCAACAACATCCGCCAAATGGCGCTCGAGACCGGGCTGGCCGACGCGTTCGCGTTTCCCGGTTTCGTGCCGGCCTACATCCGGCCGCTGTTCTGCCGCGGCGTCGGCCCGTTCCGCTGGGTCGCGCTCTCGGGCGACCCCGACGACATCGCCAAGACCGACGCCAAGGTCAAGGAGCTGTTGCCGGACGACCGCCATCTGCACCGTTGGCTCGACATGGCCGCCGAACGCATCGCGTTCCAAGGCTTGCCGGCGCGCATCTGCTGGATCGGCTTGGGCGACCGCGACCGGGTGGGCCTGGCCTTCAACGAGATGGTCGCGCGCGGCGAGCTGAAGGCACCGATCGTCATCGGCCGCGACCACCTCGACAGCGGTTCGGTCGCCAGCCCCAACCGCGAGACCGAAGGGATGCGCGACGGCTCCGACGCGGTCAGCGATTGGCCGCTGCTCAACGCGATGCTCAACGTCGCGGGCGGAGCGACCTGGGTCTCGATCCATCACGGCGGCGGCGTGGGGATCGGGTACTCGCAGCACGCCGGCGTCGTCATCGTCTGCGACGGCAGCGAGGCGGCGGCGAAGCGCATCGCGCGCGTGCTGTGGAACGATCCGGCGACCGGTGTCGCGCGCCACGCCGACGCGGGCTACGACGACGCGCTGGCCTGCGCGCGCGAGCACGGCCTGCACCTGCCGATGCACGGATCGTGACCGGCGCGCTGGAGCGGCCGCCGTTCGTGCTGCGGCCGGGCGCGCTGCGCGCGCGCGACGTGCGCGCCTTGCTGCAGGACGACGCGACGGTGGTGGTCGACGGCGCCGCGCGCGCGGGCGTCGAGCGGGCCGCGGCGGTGGTGCGCGCAATCGCCGCGCGCGACGAGAGCGTCTATGGCGTCAACACCGGGTTCGGGAAGCTGGCGCACACGCGCATCCCGCGCGAACGGCTGGCCGACCTGCAGCGCAATCTCGTGCTCTCGCACGCCTGCGGCGTCGGCGCGCCGCTCGACCGCGCGACGACGCGCCTGGCGATCGTGCTCAAAGCCGGCTCGCTGGCGCGCGGCTACAGCGGCGTGCGCTGGGAGGTCATCCAGACGCTGCTGGCGCTGCTCGAGCGCGACGTCGTGCCGGTCATCCCCGCGCAGGGCTCGGTCGGCGCGTCCGGCGACCTGGCGCCGCTCGCGCACCTCGCGGCGGTGCTGCTCGGCGTCGGCGAAGCCTGGCACCGCGCGGAGCGGATGCCGGCCGCCGACGCGCTGGCGCGCGCGGGGATCGCGCCGCTCGCGCTCGAGGCGAAGGAAGGCCTGGCCCTGCTCAACGGCACGCAGATCTCGACCGCGCTCGCGCTGCGCGCGCTGATCACGCTGGAGAACCTGCTGGCCGCGACGCTGGTCGCCGGCGCGCTCACCGTCGACGCCGCGCTCGGCAGCACGCGTCCGTTCGATCCGCGCATCCACGCCATCCGCGGTCACGACGCGCAGAGCGCGATCGCGAGCGCGATGCGCGGCCTGTTGGCGGGCAGCGCCATCAACGACTCGCACGCCAACTGCGGGCGCGTGCAAGACCCGTACTCGCTGCGCTGCATCCCGCAGGTGCTGGGCGCGTGTCTGCGCACGCTGCGCGACGCGAGCGCGATCCTGGTCGACGAGGCCAACGCGGTCAGTGACAACCCGTTGGTCTTCGTCGACACGGGCGAGGTCGTCAGCGGCGGCAACTTCCATGCCGAGCCGGTCGCGTTCGTGGCCGACGCGCTGGCGGTGGCGATCGCGGAAGTCGGCAACCTCTCGGAGCGGCGCACCGCGCTGCTGGTCGATCCGACCTTCAGCCAGCTGCCGGCGTTCTTGGCCGCCGATCCGGGCCTGGAGTCCGGCTACATGATCGCCCAGGTCACCGCCGCGGCGCTGGCCTCGGAGAACAAGGGGCTCGCGCACCCGGCCAGCGTCGACACGATCCCGACCTCAGCCGGCCAAGAAGATCACGTCTCGATGGCGACCCACGCCGCGCGACGGTTGGGCCCGATGCTCGACAACGCGTGCGCGATCGTCGCGATCGAGCTGCTGGCGGCGGCGCGCGGGATCGCCTTCCGGCGCCCGTTGCGCAGCTCGGCGCCGCTCGAGGACGCCCTGCTCGCGCTCGCCGACGCCGTGCAGGCCGACGATCCGGGCGCGCCCGCGCCCGCGCACGATCTCGGCGGCGACCGCGCGCTGGCGCCCGCGATCGCGTCGCTGACGCGCCTGGTCCGCTCGGGCGCGTTCGCCGGCTACGCCGCCGAGCTGCTCCCGACGGCGGCGCCGGCGTGAGCGAGCACGCGGCCGAGCTGCGGCGCGGCGAGGGCGCGCTGGTGATCAGCGTCCCCCACGTCGGGACCGAGCTGCCGCCGGCGCTGGCGGCGCGGCTGACCGACGCCGGGCGCACGCTGATCGACACCGATTGGTACGTCGACCGGCTCTATCCGTTCGCGCGCGATCTCGACGCGACCGTGCTGTGCGCGCGGTGGTCGCGCTATCTGGTCGACGTCAACCGCGATCCGTCCGGCGCCTCGCTCTACCCCGGCCAGCGGACGACCTCGGTCTGCCCGATCGAGACGTTCGAGGGCCAGCCGCTCTACGCCGCGGGCGACGAGCCCGGTGCGGCCGAGATCGCGCAGCGCTGCGCCGGCGCGTTCGAACCGTATCACGCCGCGCTGCGCGCCGAGCTCGAGCGGGTGCGCGCGTTGCACGGCTACGTGGTCCTGCTCGACGCGCACTCGATCTGGGGCCGGTTGCCGCTGCTGTTCGAGGGCGAGCTGCCCGACCTCAATCTGGGCACCAACGACGGCCGCTCGTTGCCGCCCCGGATGCGCGAGTCGGCGCGCGTGGCCGCCGAGGCGAGCACCTACTCCGTCGTCCTCGACGGACGCTTCAAGGGCGGTTTCATCACCCGCAGCTACGGGAAACCCGCCGACGGCGTCTACGCGATCCAGATCGAGCTGAACCAGCGGACGTACCTGGCCGACGGTTCGCGCACGGCGTGGGACGACGCCAAGGCCGCGCGGCTCTCGCGCGTCCTGCACCGCGTCTGTCAGGCGCTGCTCGCGTCGGCTGCGACGCTGACCCACTCGCCCACCCACTCGTAAGGAGAAGACCCGCTCCATGGCTGACAAGCACTCGATCGCGCGTGCCGAGTTCGTTCCGTTCGGCGGCGACCGGCGCGCCTATTACGCGCTGCCGGCCGGCGCCGGCCCTTTCCCCGGCGTCCTGGTCTACCAAGAGGCGTTCGGCGTCAACGAGTACATGCAGAGCGAAGTGCGGCGCTGCGCCGAGCACGGCTACGCGGCGATCGCGCCCGACTTGTTCCACGGTGAGGTCTTCCCGTACGAGTTCGACAAGGTGTTGCCGAAGCTGCAGACGCTCACCGACGAGGGGATGCTGGCCGACGTCAACGACGCGATCGCGTTCCTCGACGCGCAGCCGCAGGTGGCCAAGAGCGCGCTGGGCGCGGTCGGCTTCTGCATGGGCGGCCGGCTCGCGTTTCTGTCGGCGGTCGCGCTGCCGCGCGTCGGCGCGGCCGTGTCGTTCTACGGCGGCGGCATCGCGCCGGATCAGCCGCGCCACTTCAAGCCGCTGGCCGATCGCGTCCCCGACGTGCACGGACGGCTGCTGCTGATCTACGGCGCCGACGATCAGTCGATCGCGCCGACCGAGCACGGCCGTTTGGCGCAAGCGCTCTCCGAGGCGAAGAAGGACTACGGCATCCGCGTCTATCCGGGCGCCGGCCACGGCTTCGCCTCGCGCGACCGGGAGAGCTATCGACCTGCGGTGGCGCAGGCCGCCTGGGACGAGACCTTCGCCGTCTTCGCGGCGACGTTGCGCTAGCGATACCGGTAGCCGGGCGTTCCCGGCAGGCGGGAACGCACGGCTCCGCCGCCGTCTTAACGGAGACCTGACGATCGGTCCGTTGGGGCGTGCGCCTGCTCGGCCGATCTTGAAGGCATGAAGCTACGGATCGGCGCTCAAATCGGCGCGGGTTTCGCCGTGCCCATCGTCGCGCTCGCGGTCGTGCTGGCCGTCGTCTCGGTCTTGTTCGCGCACATGCAGCAGATGCGCGCCGACACGGTCGCCAAGCGCGACATCGCGCGCACCGTGCACGACTTCCAGTACAACAACCTGCTTCAGCGCTACGCGACCGTGCGGCACACGCTCGGCATGAAGACGGCACCGCAGATGTTCGACGACGCGGTTGCCCGGGTCGGTGACGACCTCTCGAAGCTGCGCGCACAGTCGGCGAGCGTGCCGGGCCTGACGACGCTGATCGACGACGCGGGGCAGCGCAGCACCGGGATCACCGGCCGGCTGCGCACGATCTCGCAGATCATCAATCGCGAAAAAGCCGGTCTCGATCCGAACTCGGTCGAGTTCAAGACCATCGACGCGCATCGCGTCGCGATGCGCACGCAGAACGACGTCGACAACAAAGCCATCGACGCCGACATCGCCCAGATGTCGAGCATCACCTCGGCGGCGGAGGAGTCCTCGCAAGCCGCGCTCGACCGCGAGCTGCAGGAGATCTATCTCGGGATGCTGGCCCTGGGCGCGCTGACCGTGCTGGCGACGATCGTGCTGGCGGTGTGGCTGACCCGGCGCATCACCTCGCGCCTCGGGCGGGTCGCGCAGGCGCTGCGCGACGTCGTCCGCGAGGATTTCGGGAGCCTCTCGAGCGCGATGCAGCGGCTGGCGCACGGTGACCTGCGCGGCGGCTTCCACTCGACGCGGCCGGCCATGGGTGCCGACGGCGGCGATGAGATCGCCGACCTCATCCGCAGCTACGACGAGCTGGCCGAAGGCATGACCGCCATCGCCGGCGAGGTCGACGCCGGTCTCTCGAACCTGCGCCAGCTGATCACCGGCGTCGTCGGTGCCTCGCGCAACCTCGCGCTGGCCTCGGAGCAGACCTCCAGCGCGGCCAACCAAGCCTCGCGCGCGGTCGAGCAGATCGCACGGTCGGTCGACAGCGTCGCCACCGGCGCGCGCGACCAGGCCGAGCAGATCACGCGCGCCGGCGCGGCGATCGAAGAGCTGGCGCGCTCGGCGGAGATGATCGCCGACGGCGCGGTGCACCAAGCCGAGGCGATCGGCGTCGCGACGACCGGGATTCAGCGGCTCGACGACGGGATCGAATCGCTCTCGAGCCACGGCGGCGAGCTGGCGCGCTCGGCCCGCGACGCCTCGGAACAGTCCGACGGCGGCAGCGACGCGGTCGCCGCGACG
This genomic interval carries:
- a CDS encoding diguanylate cyclase, yielding MEATTALLRIAARFSGAAAALVARTGDETPVAAWGCEPAAARALLRVVRGEPASAERFVRRIPLQLRDGTHGELLLAVPSINAEGRVLANLAAEIGAICDVAGEAEPSSAIERLIEGIEHLGDAVALLQIARDVRVAPIVLYVNAGFTRLFGYSAESVVGGPADVLWGAGTSDERLYWLRERMAAGENARMVVEFTTRDGTPLWTELSTVAVQTSDGPGLQVVTYRDVSARKQFEAALAAEKRKLQTTLAAIAEAVITVLPDGRVDYVNDAAQVLLGIDLVEAYGRDVHDVMQVIDAAGGAVELFARANEPVRGEGFLRSRAGGMIDVAYVASHIEGEPEGTVIVLRDITAEKGRAMQLSFEASHDALTGLENRRAFLEQLDDALRAARAHGQHHVVGFLDLDHFKVVNDRFGHATGDRLLREIGHVMGRVVRGGDVLARIGGDEFALLLSNCRMSDARRVAEKIREAVDAYRIEYAGQQLGVGVSVGLAPLDADSVDAEQALGEADAACYQAKAAGRNAIVG
- a CDS encoding zinc-dependent alcohol dehydrogenase family protein, whose amino-acid sequence is MRAALLEAPGAPFRVAALATPSLAPGEVLVRVLASGVNPLDLKIAAGAAAHARHPLPAVLGLDLAGVVEAVGAEVGRFRPGDAVYGMTGGVAGVPGSLAEYAAVDARLLAIKPENLSMREAAALPLVVITAWEGLIDRAAVGPEQSVLVHGGAGGVGHVAIQLARGLGARVAATASARHRAIVERLGATFVDYANESVAGYVERLTAAHGFDVVYDTVGGATLDASFEAVRRYGHVVSALGWGTHALAPLSFRGASYSGVFTLLPLLTGEGRERHGAILESARVLIETGTLTPLVDPHRYTLETVGDAYALLERRENEGKIVVDVGPAPQVTEERDGFVYGEF
- a CDS encoding flagellin; protein product: MSFGIGSLTSQANQALTPLEQIQKQLLQPYTAAATGRRVTSPFDDPAGYAIATELQTQAGGFDAGSQNALDAGNALNIAQGALATTRNALQSLRSLAVSASNDLLSPADRQDLQTVANQLVQQVNTDAQNANFNGVPLLNGTYGSAPATPADATVTANAALAGGGNLVASAASASGATAGTIQLSVVDGAGGAAVDVTFTDTATGATTNAGQQAPGATFAVDGTTVTLGNATAQDAGSTATVQVQAAAAGSTAPDLNVQTGANEGDTTGVTTPNAGANALFLQNVDLSTGASSQNAIGQIDEAVQATVSAGATLGAQQVAIQNQIGSNNTAANALTASAADITDASAAQTSTELYQLITQQQISLLTLQNANSSFGFLNRFLNTAV
- the hutU gene encoding urocanate hydratase produces the protein MIQDIARTVRAPRGTTLRARSWQTEAPLRMLMNNLDPEVAERPGDLVVYGGIGKAARDWPAFDRIVAELERLGEDETLAIQSGKPVGVFRTHPDAPRVVIANSNLVPHWATWEHFHELDRKGLMMFGQMTAGSWIYIGSQGIVQGTYETFVEMGRRHYGGDLGGRWMLTAGLGGMGGAQPLAATMAGASLLAIECDPSRIEKRLQTRYLDRRAESLDEALALIDQATRTRVPVSVGVVGNAAELVPELLRRGVRPDAVTDQTSAHDPVNGYLPAGWTLAEWRERRERDPRSVAAAAKRSMVAHVEAMVGFHRLGVPTFDYGNNIRQMALETGLADAFAFPGFVPAYIRPLFCRGVGPFRWVALSGDPDDIAKTDAKVKELLPDDRHLHRWLDMAAERIAFQGLPARICWIGLGDRDRVGLAFNEMVARGELKAPIVIGRDHLDSGSVASPNRETEGMRDGSDAVSDWPLLNAMLNVAGGATWVSIHHGGGVGIGYSQHAGVVIVCDGSEAAAKRIARVLWNDPATGVARHADAGYDDALACAREHGLHLPMHGS
- the hutH gene encoding histidine ammonia-lyase, coding for MTGALERPPFVLRPGALRARDVRALLQDDATVVVDGAARAGVERAAAVVRAIAARDESVYGVNTGFGKLAHTRIPRERLADLQRNLVLSHACGVGAPLDRATTRLAIVLKAGSLARGYSGVRWEVIQTLLALLERDVVPVIPAQGSVGASGDLAPLAHLAAVLLGVGEAWHRAERMPAADALARAGIAPLALEAKEGLALLNGTQISTALALRALITLENLLAATLVAGALTVDAALGSTRPFDPRIHAIRGHDAQSAIASAMRGLLAGSAINDSHANCGRVQDPYSLRCIPQVLGACLRTLRDASAILVDEANAVSDNPLVFVDTGEVVSGGNFHAEPVAFVADALAVAIAEVGNLSERRTALLVDPTFSQLPAFLAADPGLESGYMIAQVTAAALASENKGLAHPASVDTIPTSAGQEDHVSMATHAARRLGPMLDNACAIVAIELLAAARGIAFRRPLRSSAPLEDALLALADAVQADDPGAPAPAHDLGGDRALAPAIASLTRLVRSGAFAGYAAELLPTAAPA